AACTGCTCCGGCGTCGGCGGAATGCCCGTCGCGCGAATGCCGAGCGCCATGACGAGGAAGCCCATCGCGACGAACAGCGTGCCGACGATGGCGAGCGACGCGACGAACTTCGCGTTCAGAATATAGTCGCGCGGCACCGGCTGCGCGAGCGTTCGGCTCAGCGTGCCGCGGCTGCGCTCGTTCTGGATCGCGTCGAAGCCCATGCCGATGCCGAGCAGCGGTCCGAGGAAGCCGACGAACGTAATGAAGGACGGAATCGTGCCGTCGGTCGCGGTGAACAGCTTCAGGAACAGAAACTGCTTCACCGATTCCTCGAGCTCCGCGTTCCGGTCGAGCCCGTTCAGCACCGCGTAAATCGAGGCGATGCAGGTAAGGCCCACGAGCAGCAGCAAAATGTTCGTCCGCCAGCTATGAATATGGTCGGACAGCTCTTTGCGCACCATCGCGTAGAACGGATGGTACGTGACGTCCCGTTCGGGCGCCGCGAGCTTCGCCCGGAGCGTTTCGAACCATACGGCGACCGGTTTGCTCATGCGGTGCCCCTCCCTTCGAAGTAGCGGTGGTAAATTTCATCCAAGCCGAAATGTTTGCGCTTCAGCTCCCGGAGCGCCGCGCCCCGTCCGACGACGACGCGGGCGATGTCCGCCGTCGCGTCGCGCTCGGCGTCGACGAGAATCGTTCCGTTCTCGACCTCCGCGCGGGTGACGCCCTCGACGGCGCGAATGTCCGCGAGCAGCTCGTCGTCGACCGGATCGGCCTGCGCCTCGATGCGGATCAGCTCCTCGCCGAACAACGAGCGCGACAGCTCCGCGATGCCGCCGAGTCCGACGAGCTTGCCTTTGACGAACAGCCCGACCCGGTCGCAAATCGACTGCACCTGATGGAGGTGGTGGGAGGAGAGCAGCACCGTCATTTGCCGCTCCCGCGACAGCGTCAGAATCAGATCCAGCAGCTGCCGCATCCCTTCCGGGTCGAGGCCGAGCGTCGGCTCGTCGAGAATCATCACTTCGGGCTCTTTCATCAGCACGTCGGCGAGGCCGAGGCGCTGCCGCATCCCGCGGGAATAGGCGCCGACCGGCTTATCGGCCGCATCCGAGAGGCCGACGCGCTCGATCCAGCGCTCCGCCCGCGCGCGCGCCTCGAATTCGGACAGCCGGTTCAGGCGCGCCGTATACATCAGATTTTCGAATCCGGTCCGATCTTCGTAGAAGCCGACGTCGTCGGGCAGGTAGCCGACCTTGCGCTTCACTTCGATGGACTGGCGCACCGAGTCGAGACCGCAGATGCTTACCTTGCCGGACGTCGGCTCCGACAGCCCGAGCAGCATCAGAATCGTCGTCGATTTGCCGGCGCCGTTCGGCCCGAGCAGGCCGAAAATTTCGCCCGGATAAATCGACAGATTCAGGTCGTCGACCGCCTTGTAGTCGCCGTACTGCTTCGTGACGTGATTCAGCCGGATGATCGGTTCCCGCGCCGTCATCGCTTATCGCCTCCCGTACTTCCGGAACAGGTAGGCGAGCCCGCCGGCGACGGCGACGATGATCAGAATGCCGAACCAGCCCCAGATGACGGAGGTTTTCACGGCGACGCGGAACTGCGCATCGGACGACGCTTCCGGCGCGGACGCGGTCACGCTGACGACGTAGTCGCCGGCGAGCGCGGTGTCGGACGACGTCATCGTCGCCACGACTGTACGGGATTCGCCCGGCGGGATCGCGTCGATCGTCGCCGGCTCGAATTCGACCGTCCAGTCGATCGGCGTGCTGGAGGAGAGATTGACGTCGCGCAGCTCGACGGTGCCGGTATTTTTGACGAGCAGCTCGAGCTTCTTCTCGCGGCCGGCCGTAATGTCCGTGCTGAGCAGACCCGACGGCGTCGTCAGCTCCACGTCGTAGCTGCCGATGATGGCGGTTTCCAGCTCGAGCCTCGCGTTAGAGGAATTCGTCTCGGCGACGATCGGAATCGTGTACGTGCCGGCTTCGATTTGCTCCGGCGGATCGACTTTGACCGAGATCGTTTCGGTCGCGCCCGCGTCGACATCGACGGAGGAGACGCGCTCCCCTGAGACGGTGAACGACACTTCCCAGCCGGCGCCCGGCGTTTCGGCCCGGAGCGCGTACATTTGCTGCTCCGCCGTCCGGTTGCGCAGCGACACGCTGTAGGTGAACGAAGCATCGGCATGACCTTCGATGTTCGGCGTCTCCGTCGTCAGTTCCGATTCATAGATGCCTTGCTCGGTCACTTCGATCGAAAGCGGCAGCGCATTGCCGTTCCCCGCCGAGAGCGTGAACCGGTAGACGCCTCGTTCGACCTGCAGCGGCACGTCGACGTCGAGCGTCGCCGTGACGGACCCGTCCGGCTTGACGGCCACTTGCCGGGCGTTCTTGCCGCCGCTCGTCAGCTCGTACGTCCAGCCGTCCGGCAGTCCGTCGAC
The nucleotide sequence above comes from Paenibacillus sp.. Encoded proteins:
- a CDS encoding ABC transporter ATP-binding protein codes for the protein MTAREPIIRLNHVTKQYGDYKAVDDLNLSIYPGEIFGLLGPNGAGKSTTILMLLGLSEPTSGKVSICGLDSVRQSIEVKRKVGYLPDDVGFYEDRTGFENLMYTARLNRLSEFEARARAERWIERVGLSDAADKPVGAYSRGMRQRLGLADVLMKEPEVMILDEPTLGLDPEGMRQLLDLILTLSRERQMTVLLSSHHLHQVQSICDRVGLFVKGKLVGLGGIAELSRSLFGEELIRIEAQADPVDDELLADIRAVEGVTRAEVENGTILVDAERDATADIARVVVGRGAALRELKRKHFGLDEIYHRYFEGRGTA
- a CDS encoding NEW3 domain-containing protein yields the protein MRKKKSLTWMLTGSLLLAALLPVGSAKAAGELTLYVAQPSIAVTPGESVTHSVELINNTDVIQTASLSVDGLPDGWTYELTSGGKNARQVAVKPDGSVTATLDVDVPLQVERGVYRFTLSAGNGNALPLSIEVTEQGIYESELTTETPNIEGHADASFTYSVSLRNRTAEQQMYALRAETPGAGWEVSFTVSGERVSSVDVDAGATETISVKVDPPEQIEAGTYTIPIVAETNSSNARLELETAIIGSYDVELTTPSGLLSTDITAGREKKLELLVKNTGTVELRDVNLSSSTPIDWTVEFEPATIDAIPPGESRTVVATMTSSDTALAGDYVVSVTASAPEASSDAQFRVAVKTSVIWGWFGILIIVAVAGGLAYLFRKYGRR
- a CDS encoding ABC transporter permease produces the protein MSKPVAVWFETLRAKLAAPERDVTYHPFYAMVRKELSDHIHSWRTNILLLLVGLTCIASIYAVLNGLDRNAELEESVKQFLFLKLFTATDGTIPSFITFVGFLGPLLGIGMGFDAIQNERSRGTLSRTLAQPVPRDYILNAKFVASLAIVGTLFVAMGFLVMALGIRATGIPPTPEQFARMFLFLIASVVYVAFWLNLSILFSVRMRGAATSALAGLGLWIFFVLFYPILVNVLVGALAPQTEYAQAMWQQWLLRLSPNALFQEATSTLLVPEMRTISGFLTMEQAVGAIPSPLPLGQSLLLVWPQLTALVAATLICFGISYLGFMRQEIRSR